In Bradyrhizobium sp. WBOS07, the genomic window CCTCGAGGCCGATGCCGCCTGGGCTGACGTCAGCGCCTCGGCAGCTGGCACGGTTTTCGTCGCCGGCGTCGGTGGCGTCCCCGCCTCGCTGACCTCCAAGACCGACGCCATGGGCACCGTGCGCGGCCGCATCGGCTGGGCCATCAACAACGTGCTGCTCTACGGCACCGGTGGTTACGCCTGGATCGACAACAAGCTCACCGCCACCCTGGGCGGCCTCTCGGCCTCCGACAGCAAGTTCCACTCCGGCTGGACTGTCGGCGCGGGTGTCGAGGCGTTCTTCGCACCGCAATGGTCGGTCAAGGGCGAGTATCTCTATCGCAGCCTCGACGGCGAGACCTACTTCTCGGGCACCGTTCCCACCGGCACGCTCAACCTCCACACCGTGCAGGTCGGCGTGAACTATCACTTCGGCGCCCCGGTGGTTGCGAAGTACTAAGCGACACTTCAACGCCTCAGCGTTACGAAAGGCCGGCCTCGCGCCGGCCTTTTTGTTTTGGAGGATACGCGCCGGATCAGTGCAGCGCCTGCTGCCAGATGCCGCCAGCGCGCCAACATTCCGTTGACGATTCGCAACTCCCTCTGGAAATCCGTCTCCGTTCTTCCTACGTTCGCTGACAACCCCATCGGCGCCGATCCCGGTTCCGGACGAAGCGCGCCTTTTTTATCGGCGCGGTCGCGCACCCATGGGATTCCCTAGGGGCAACTCGGATGGATGAAGTGATCAAGGCGAAGCGCCAACAACAGAACGCGGGCTCCAGCCTGCGCGCAATTACGATCCGCGGCGCGCGCGAGCACAACCTCAAGAACATCGACGTCGAGATTCCCCGCGACAAGCTGGTGGTGTTCACCGGCCTCTCCGGCTCCGGCAAATCCTCGCTCGCCTTCGACACCATCTACGCCGAGGGCCAGCGCCGCTACGTCGAATCGCTGTCGGCCTATGCGCGCCAGTTCCTGGAGATGATGCAGAAGCCCGACGTCGACCAGATCGACGGCCTGTCGCCGGCGATCTCGATCGAGCAGAAGACGACGTCGAAGAACCCGCGCTCGACCGTCGGCACCGTCACCGAGATCTACGACTATATGCGCCTGCTCTGGGCGCGCGTCGGCGTGCCCTACTCGCCGGCCACCGGCCTGCCGATCGAGAGCCAGACCGTCTCGCAGATGGTCGACCGCGTGCTGGCGCTGCCCGAGGGCACGCGGCTCTATCTGCTCGCGCCGGTCGTGCGCGGCCGCAAGGGCGAGTACCGCAAGGAGCTCGCCGAATGGCTCAAGAAGGGCTTTCAGCGCGTCAAGATCGACGGCACCTTCTATGAGCTCAGCGAGGCGCCGACGCTGGACAAGAAATTCCCGCACGACATCGACGTGGTCGTCGACCGCATCGTGGTTCGCGCCGACATCGGCCAGCGCCTCGCCGAAAGCTTCGAGACCGCGCTGAAGCTCGCCGAGGGCCTCGCCGTCGTCGAGTTCGCCGACGCGCCTGCGGCCGCTCCCGCCGAAGAGAAGAAGAAGACCGCCAAGATCCACGACAAGAGCGGGCCCGAGCGCATGCTGTTCTCGGAAAAGTTCGCCTGCCCGGTCTCCGGCTTCACCATTCCCGAGGTCGAGCCGCGCCTGTTCTCGTTCAACAACCCCTACGGCGCCTGCCCCGCCTGCGGCGGCCTCGGCGTCGAGCAGCATGTCGACGAGGACCTCGTCATCCCCGACAAGGAGCTCGCCATCGGCAAGGGCGCGATCGCGCCCTGGGCCAAATCGTCCTCGCCCTATTACGTGCAGACGCTGACCGCGCTCGGCAAGCACTACAAGTTCACCCTGACCACCAAGTGGAAGGACCTGCCGAAGAAGACGCAGAACGCGATCCTGCACGGCTCCGGCGAGGACGAGATCAAGTTCTCCTACGAGGACGGGGTGCGCTCCTACGACACCAGGAAGCCGTTCGAGGGCGTCATCACCAACATCAACCGCCGTTACCGCGAGACCGAAAGCGAGTGGGCCCGCGAGGAGCTGGCGAAGTACTTCCACGACGTGCCCTGCGAGGCCTGCCGCGGGTTTCGCCTCAAACCCGAGGCGCTCTGCGTCAAGGTCGGGGCTAAGCATATCGGCGAGATCTCGGAGCTGTCGGTCAGGAAGGCCGGCGAATGGTTCGAGACCGTGCCCGGCGCGCTCAACGCGCAGCAGAACGAGATAGCCGGCCGCATCCTGAAGGAGATCCGCGAGCGCCTCACCTTCCTGCTCGACGTCGGCCTCAACTACCTCACTTTGTCCCGCTCCTCCGGCACGCTGTCCGGCGGCGAGAGCCAGCGCATTCGCCTCGCCTCGCAGATCGGCTCGGGGCTGACAGGCGTGCTCTACGTGCTGGACGAGCCCTCGATCGGCCTGCACCAGCGCGACAACGCCCGCCTGCTCGATACGCTCAAGAGACTTCGCGACCTCGGCAACACCGTGGTCGTGGTCGAGCATGACGAGGACGCCATCCGTCTCGCCGACTACGTGCTCGACATCGGCCCCGGCGCCGGCATGCATGGCGGCCACATCGTCGCCGAAGGCACGCCCGCCGAGATCATGCGCAACCCGAAATCGCTGACCGGCAAGTACCTGACCGGCGAGCTCGAGGTCGAGGTGCCGGAACGGCGTCCGCCGAACCATCGCCGCACCATCAAGGTGGTCAACGCGCGCGGCAATAACCTCAAGAACGTCACGGCGGAAATTCCGCTCGGCCTGTTCACCTGCGTCACCGGCGTCTCCGGCGGCGGCAAGTCGACGCTGCTGATCGATACGCTGTACCGCGCCATCGCCCGCAAGCTGAACAATGCCAGCGAAGGCGCCGCGCCGCACGATCGCATCGAGGGCCTCGAGCACATCGACAAGATCATCGACATCGACCAGTCGCCGATCGGCCGCACCCCGCGCTCCAACCCGGCGACCTATACCGGCGCCTTCACGCCGATCCGCGAATGGTTCGCCGGCCTGCCCGAGTCCAAGGCGCGCGGCTACGAGCCCGGCCGCTTCTCCTTCAACGTCAAGGGCGGCCGCTGCGAGGCCTGCCAGGGCGACGGCGTCATCAAGATCGAGATGCACTTCCTGCCCGACGTCTACGTCACCTGCGATGTCT contains:
- a CDS encoding outer membrane protein, encoding MKKVLLASACLFALAAPASAADLAARPYTKAPVAPLASVYNWTGFYLGIVGGGAWEASSGDPKMQGGFVGGTAGYNWQTGNVVFGLEADAAWADVSASAAGTVFVAGVGGVPASLTSKTDAMGTVRGRIGWAINNVLLYGTGGYAWIDNKLTATLGGLSASDSKFHSGWTVGAGVEAFFAPQWSVKGEYLYRSLDGETYFSGTVPTGTLNLHTVQVGVNYHFGAPVVAKY
- the uvrA gene encoding excinuclease ABC subunit UvrA, whose product is MDEVIKAKRQQQNAGSSLRAITIRGAREHNLKNIDVEIPRDKLVVFTGLSGSGKSSLAFDTIYAEGQRRYVESLSAYARQFLEMMQKPDVDQIDGLSPAISIEQKTTSKNPRSTVGTVTEIYDYMRLLWARVGVPYSPATGLPIESQTVSQMVDRVLALPEGTRLYLLAPVVRGRKGEYRKELAEWLKKGFQRVKIDGTFYELSEAPTLDKKFPHDIDVVVDRIVVRADIGQRLAESFETALKLAEGLAVVEFADAPAAAPAEEKKKTAKIHDKSGPERMLFSEKFACPVSGFTIPEVEPRLFSFNNPYGACPACGGLGVEQHVDEDLVIPDKELAIGKGAIAPWAKSSSPYYVQTLTALGKHYKFTLTTKWKDLPKKTQNAILHGSGEDEIKFSYEDGVRSYDTRKPFEGVITNINRRYRETESEWAREELAKYFHDVPCEACRGFRLKPEALCVKVGAKHIGEISELSVRKAGEWFETVPGALNAQQNEIAGRILKEIRERLTFLLDVGLNYLTLSRSSGTLSGGESQRIRLASQIGSGLTGVLYVLDEPSIGLHQRDNARLLDTLKRLRDLGNTVVVVEHDEDAIRLADYVLDIGPGAGMHGGHIVAEGTPAEIMRNPKSLTGKYLTGELEVEVPERRPPNHRRTIKVVNARGNNLKNVTAEIPLGLFTCVTGVSGGGKSTLLIDTLYRAIARKLNNASEGAAPHDRIEGLEHIDKIIDIDQSPIGRTPRSNPATYTGAFTPIREWFAGLPESKARGYEPGRFSFNVKGGRCEACQGDGVIKIEMHFLPDVYVTCDVCKGKRYNRETLEVLFKGKSIADVLDMTVEEAAEFFKAVPRVRETFQTLHRVGLDYIHVGQQATTLSGGEAQRVKLAKELSKRATGRTLYILDEPTTGLHFHDVKKLLEVLHELVAQGNTVVVIEHNLEVIKTADWVIDLGPEGGDGGGEIVAWGPPEDIAKAPRSYTGKFLEPVLKKARKPKRRSTSEAAE